The following coding sequences are from one Nicotiana tomentosiformis chromosome 3, ASM39032v3, whole genome shotgun sequence window:
- the LOC138907431 gene encoding H/ACA ribonucleoprotein complex subunit CBF5-like, with product MVAPSNLEEGQSTYRPPRFNGQYYGCGNPVVTIPKTRKEFNDADRKAIEKNFRAKKILVCGIGPDEYNKISACQSAKEIWETLQTAHEGITQVKQSKIDMLNTEYELFRMKDDESIQDMHTQKILSVLPSSWESKVNTITQAKDLQKLTIDGLVGNLKTYEIKKNKKKKKKKKKKKKKKKKKKKKKQKKEEEEEEDNERREPKK from the exons atggtTGCTCCATCAAACTTAGAAGAAGGTCAATCTACCTACAGgccaccaagattcaatggccaatactatggatg TGGCAACCCAGTTGTAACAATCCCCAAAACAAGAAAGGAGTTCAATGATGCTGACCGCAAGGCCATAGAAAAGAACTTtcgtgcaaagaaaattcttgtctGTGGTATCGGTCCTGATGAATACAACAAGATCTCAGCATGCCAATCTGCTAAGGAGATCTGGGAGACTCTCCAAACAGCCCATGAGGGAATAACACAAGTTAAGCAATCAAAGATTGACATGCTTAACACAGAATATGAGCTTTTCAGAATGAAAGATGATGAATCCATCCAGGACATGCATACTCA GAAAATACTCAGTGTTTTGCCCAGTTCCTGGGAAAGCAAAGTGAATACTATCACACAGGCAAAGGACCTACAGAAGCTAACCATCGATGGACTTGTTGGCAATCTAAAAACCTATGAAataaagaagaataagaagaagaagaagaagaagaagaaaaaaaagaagaagaagaagaagaagaagaagaagaagcagaagaaggaggaggaggaggaggaggacaaTGAGAGAAGAGAGCCCAAAAAATAG
- the LOC108946738 gene encoding zinc finger BED domain-containing protein DAYSLEEPER-like: protein MTISDVEIVGSSSHGCYDEIMGEMDEFDKFESPSEYSSEKTQLDLYLEELVIVCKGNENLDVLTFWKDNRSKYPELSLMARDLLSIPISTVASESAFSVGGRVIGKFQSSILPENAEAKLCSRDWIYGHQTCDDSEEEDISIDVEKIAATLLKSLNFG, encoded by the exons ATGACAATATCCGATGTTGAAATTGTTGGAAGTAGTAGTCATGGATGTTATGATGAAATAATGGGCGAAATGGATGAATTTGACAAGTTTGAAAGTCCGTCTGAGTATAGTTCAGAAAAGACACAGTTGGATTTATACTTGGAAGAGCTTGTAATAGTTTGCAAAGGAAATGAAAATTTAGATGTGCTTACATTTTGGAAAGATAATAGGAGTAAGTATCCTGAACTCTCATTGATGGCTCGTGACCTGTTAAGTATACCTATCAGCACAGTTGCATCCGAGTCAGCTTTTAGTGTTGGTGGTCGAGTTATTGGCAAATTCCAGAGTTCTATTCTACCAGAGAATGCAGAAGCTAAGTTGTGTTCTAGAGATTGGATTTATGGGCATCAAA ctTGTGATGATTCTGAAGAGGAGGACATTTCAATAGATGTGGAGAAAATTGCCGCTACACTTTTAAAAAGTTTGAATTTTG GGTAA